From a single Pelmatolapia mariae isolate MD_Pm_ZW linkage group LG20, Pm_UMD_F_2, whole genome shotgun sequence genomic region:
- the LOC134618573 gene encoding uncharacterized protein LOC134618573 isoform X2 has protein sequence MDLLSSLEIYIPAEAEVKNIPLWTLPKSVLRRMGLPLLNASRNLADSPEGIWISPAVIRKKGQRHTGSAIDNMTSVLGKELRASRGPFRMSFVSSNRAAHEVLKGTVPKAPLCQTSQFPPDSAPRTGRDAVVIYRGQVYLSIRMPSRSHSQRGKRMTSQPVTPSTSHLSSKKRKKTMLSDNKPKKKHNICKVMHTENKKDDAHRTRDVHFLPKPTESECEVGSQCPADSRGEPLSEAPLKTACFQPHREPEEDLAAEEADGPRENNDRGGSLQMDIREVDQSSRGRVEPLGAAAASTSLQMDCDFNELAQEEKIAQMRAKLRQSEAALNLLS, from the exons ATGGATCTCCTCAGCAGTTTGGAAATCTACATCCCTGCGGAGGCTGAGGTGAAAAACATCCCTTTGTGGACCTTGCCAAAGTCTGTACTCAGAAGAATGGGCCTCCCTCTACTGAATGCCTCCAGGAATCTTGCAGACTCTCCAGAAGGCATATGGATTTCTCCAGCAGTTATACGTAAGAAAGGCCAGAGACACACAGGAAGTGCAATAGATAACATGACCTCAGTGCTGGGCAAAGAGTTGCGCGCTTCAAGGGGTCCTTTTCGAATGTCTTTTGTTTCCTCGAACCGTGCAGCTCATGAGGTGCTGAAGGGCACCGTTCCCAAGGCACCTCTATGTCAAACCTCTCAATTCCCTCCGGACTCTGCCCCGCGAACCGGTCGAGATGCTGTCGTCATCTACCGTGGGCAAGTTTACTTGTCCATCAGAATGCCTAGTCGTAGCCATAGTCAGCGTGGGAAACGGATGACTTCTCAGCCTGTCACTCCTTCAACGTCCCACTTGTcttcaaagaaaaggaaaaag ACGATGCTAAGCGACAACAAGCCCAAGAAAAAGCACAACATATGTAAAGTAATGCATACAGAAAACAAGAAGGATGACGCACACAGGACAAGAGATGTTCACTTTCTGCCGAAACCCACTGAGAGTGAGTGTGAAGTGGGCagccagtgtcctgcagattCTAGAGGAGAGCCGCTCTCAGAGGCCCCCCTGAAGACAGCTTGCTTTCAGCCTCACAGGGAGCCAGAGGAGGATCTGGCTGCCGAAGAAGCAGACGGCCCCCGTGAGAACAATGACAGAGGTGGTAGTCTACAGATGGACATCAGGGAAGTTGACCAAAGTAGCAGGGGCAGGGTGGAGCCCCTGGGTGCAGCTGCCGcctccacatcactgcagatgGACTGTGACTTTAACGAGTTGGCACAGGAGGAGAAGATCGCTCAAATGAGAGCCAAACTTAGACAGAGCGAAGCTGCTCTAAACCTGCTTTCTTAA
- the LOC134618573 gene encoding uncharacterized protein LOC134618573 isoform X1: MSIMDLLSSLEIYIPAEAEVKNIPLWTLPKSVLRRMGLPLLNASRNLADSPEGIWISPAVIRKKGQRHTGSAIDNMTSVLGKELRASRGPFRMSFVSSNRAAHEVLKGTVPKAPLCQTSQFPPDSAPRTGRDAVVIYRGQVYLSIRMPSRSHSQRGKRMTSQPVTPSTSHLSSKKRKKTMLSDNKPKKKHNICKVMHTENKKDDAHRTRDVHFLPKPTESECEVGSQCPADSRGEPLSEAPLKTACFQPHREPEEDLAAEEADGPRENNDRGGSLQMDIREVDQSSRGRVEPLGAAAASTSLQMDCDFNELAQEEKIAQMRAKLRQSEAALNLLS, translated from the exons ATGTCG ATCATGGATCTCCTCAGCAGTTTGGAAATCTACATCCCTGCGGAGGCTGAGGTGAAAAACATCCCTTTGTGGACCTTGCCAAAGTCTGTACTCAGAAGAATGGGCCTCCCTCTACTGAATGCCTCCAGGAATCTTGCAGACTCTCCAGAAGGCATATGGATTTCTCCAGCAGTTATACGTAAGAAAGGCCAGAGACACACAGGAAGTGCAATAGATAACATGACCTCAGTGCTGGGCAAAGAGTTGCGCGCTTCAAGGGGTCCTTTTCGAATGTCTTTTGTTTCCTCGAACCGTGCAGCTCATGAGGTGCTGAAGGGCACCGTTCCCAAGGCACCTCTATGTCAAACCTCTCAATTCCCTCCGGACTCTGCCCCGCGAACCGGTCGAGATGCTGTCGTCATCTACCGTGGGCAAGTTTACTTGTCCATCAGAATGCCTAGTCGTAGCCATAGTCAGCGTGGGAAACGGATGACTTCTCAGCCTGTCACTCCTTCAACGTCCCACTTGTcttcaaagaaaaggaaaaag ACGATGCTAAGCGACAACAAGCCCAAGAAAAAGCACAACATATGTAAAGTAATGCATACAGAAAACAAGAAGGATGACGCACACAGGACAAGAGATGTTCACTTTCTGCCGAAACCCACTGAGAGTGAGTGTGAAGTGGGCagccagtgtcctgcagattCTAGAGGAGAGCCGCTCTCAGAGGCCCCCCTGAAGACAGCTTGCTTTCAGCCTCACAGGGAGCCAGAGGAGGATCTGGCTGCCGAAGAAGCAGACGGCCCCCGTGAGAACAATGACAGAGGTGGTAGTCTACAGATGGACATCAGGGAAGTTGACCAAAGTAGCAGGGGCAGGGTGGAGCCCCTGGGTGCAGCTGCCGcctccacatcactgcagatgGACTGTGACTTTAACGAGTTGGCACAGGAGGAGAAGATCGCTCAAATGAGAGCCAAACTTAGACAGAGCGAAGCTGCTCTAAACCTGCTTTCTTAA